Proteins co-encoded in one Brassica oleracea var. oleracea cultivar TO1000 chromosome C4, BOL, whole genome shotgun sequence genomic window:
- the LOC106337008 gene encoding pentatricopeptide repeat-containing protein At2g37310 — protein MKVGLQIQRALQGLLNKAAVDGGAYGHLIHHFTRHRLPLHALQLHARIVLFSITPDNFLASKLINFYTRENRFCRALHVFEEITVKNAFSYNALLIAYASREMYSDAFNLFSSWIRSSVTARPDSVTISCVLKSLSGYDDFLLCSLAQQVHGFVLRGGFDSDVFVSNGLITYYTKCDDVVSARKVFDEMPERDVVSWNSMISGYSQSGSYEECKELYKAMLGCPELKPNGVTVISVLQACGQSSDLVLGMEVHKKILENHIQMDLSLCNAVIGVYAKCGSLDYARALFDEMSEKDSVTYGAIISGYMAHGLVKEAMALFSEMESVGLSTWNAVISGLMQNNHHEEVIDSFREMIRCGNRPNTVTLSSLLPSLTYSSNLKGGKEIHGFAIRNVSDNNIYVATSIIDNYAKLGYLQGAQRVFDNCRERSLIVWTAIITAYAIHGDSDSACSLFNQMICLGIKPDNVTLTALLSACAHSGESDKAQSIFDSMATKYGVEPGVEHYACMVSVLSRAGKLSDAMEFISNMPVEPIAKVWGALLNGAYVLGDVEIARFAYDHLVEMEPENTGSYTIMANLYTQAGRWEEAEMVRDEMKRIGLKKIPGTSWIDTGKGLRSFIAKDGSCERSKEMYETIECLVESMSDKDYIMKQELDVTY, from the coding sequence ATGAAGGTGGGACTCCAAATTCAACGAGCCTTGCAAGGCTTGCTCAACAAGGCGGCGGTTGACGGCGGCGCGTACGGTCACCTCATCCACCACTTCACCCGCCACCGTCTTCCTCTCCACGCGCTACAGCTCCACGCACGAATCGTCCTCTTCTCCATCACGCCTGACAACTTCCTCGCTTCAAAGCTCATTAATTTCTACACCCGAGAGAACCGATTCTGCCGAGCCCTCCACGTGTTCGAGGAAATTACAGTAAAAAATGCCTTCTCTTACAACGCGCTTCTCATCGCCTACGCTTCGCGCGAGATGTACTCCGACGCTTTTAACCTGTTCTCGTCGTGGATTAGATCCTCCGTTACAGCTAGACCAGATTCTGTTACCATCTCTTGCGTGTTGAAGTCTCTCTCGGGTTACGATGACTTCTTGTTGTGTTCGCTGGCTCAGCAAGTTCACGGGTTTGTTTTACGAGGTGGGTTTGATTCCGATGTCTTCGTAAGCAATGGGTTGATCACTTACTATACAAAGTGTGATGACGTCGTTTCTGCCCGGAAAGTGTTTGACGAAATGCCTGAGAGAGATGTCGTCTCGTGGAACTCTATGATATCAGGGTATTCTCAAAGTGGGTCGTACGAGGAGTGTAAAGAGTTGTATAAAGCGATGTTAGGCTGTCCTGAACTGAAGCCTAATGGAGTCACTGTAATAAGTGTATTGCAAGCGTGTGGACAATCAAGCGATCTTGTTTTGGGGATGGAGGTTCACAAGAAGATCCTTGAGAATCATATCCAGATGGATTTATCTCTGTGTAATGCTGTGATTGGTGTTTATGCTAAATGCGGTAGCTTGGATTACGCGAGAGCGTTGTTTGATGAGATGAGTGAGAAAGATTCCGTGACCTACGGGGCTATAATATCAGGGTACATGGCTCATGGTCTTGTCAAGGAAGCGATGGCTTTGTTCAGTGAGATGGAAAGCGTTGGTCTGAGTACGTGGAACGCTGTGATTTCTGGTCTGATGCAGAATAATCACCATGAGGAGGTTATAGATTCGTTTAGGGAGATGATAAGATGTGGCAACAGGCCAAACACGGTGACCCTCTCGAGCCTTCTTCCTTCGTTGACATATAGTTCAAATCTGAAAGGGGGTAAGGAGATCCACGGTTTCGCTATCCGTAATGTTTCTGACAACAATATATACGTCGCTACCTCCATTATAGATAACTATGCCAAATTAGGATATCTCCAAGGAGCTCAAAGGGTTTTTGATAACTGTAGAGAGAGGAGCTTGATTGTCTGGACTGCGATTATAACAGCGTACGCTATTCATGGGGACTCTGATTCTGCTTGTAGTCTATTTAACCAAATGATATGTCTTGGGATTAAGCCAGACAATGTTACACTAACAGCTCTTCTTTCAGCTTGTGCACACTCTGGAGAGTCGGATAAGGCGCAGAGTATATTTGATTCTATGGCAACAAAGTATGGCGTCGAGCCTGGAGTGGAGCACTATGCTTGTATGGTAAGTGTTCTTAGCCGAGCTGGCAAACTTTCAGATGCAATGGAGTTCATTTCTAACATGCCAGTTGAACCAATTGCTAAAGTTTGGGGTGCATTGTTGAATGGGGCCTATGTTCTTGGTGATGTGGAGATTGCGAGGTTCGCTTACGATCATTTAGTTGAGATGGAACCAGAAAATACAGGGAGTTACACTATCATGGCGAATTTATACACTCAAGCAGGGAGATGGGAAGAAGCTGAGATGGTAAGGGATGAGATGAAAAGAATCGGATTGAAGAAAATCCCTGGAACTAGCTGGATCGATACTGGTAAAGGATTAAGAAGTTTCATTGCGAAAGATGGTTCCTGTGAGAGAAGCAAAGAGATGTATGAGACAATAGAGTGCTTGGTTGAGTCGATGAGTGACAAAGATTATATCATGAAACAAGAGCTTGATGTAACTTATTGA
- the LOC106340175 gene encoding pentatricopeptide repeat-containing protein At2g37320-like: MSRLRKYYCRAFSYIQSRSSFSRSLNRDLANNVTELERGARALRILDIISSKTSEASSRQNHLGEFLKTDSRRFRDQTFSKDLDLSRTEHGVSSVLAEFLFEEDSSCSANGGMQQREGWSFDAYGLSSAVSSCGSKREFKTGYGFHCLALKSGLISDVYVGSSLVVLYRDSGEVDNAHKVFVEMPERNVVSWTAMISGYAQEWRVGICLKIYSEMRNSTSDPNNYTFTALLSACTGSGALGQGRSVHCQTLQMGFKSYLHITNALISMYCKCGDLKDAFRIFDDFENKDVVSWNSMIAGYAQHGLATQAIELFEVMMLKSGTKPDAITYLGLLSSCRHAGLVKEGRKFFNSMGENGMKPQLNHYSCLVDLLGRFGMLQEALDLIENMPMEPNPVIWGSLLFSCRVHGDVWMGIRAAEERLLLEPECAATHVQLANLYASVQYYKEAAMVRKVMKDKGLKTNPGCSWIEIDNDVFMFRAEDGSNCRMVEIVHVLHCLVDHMELL, translated from the coding sequence ATGTCTCGTCTGAGAAAGTATTATTGTCGAGCTTTCAGTTATATTCAATCTCGATCCAGCTTCAGTCGATCACTGAATCGTGATTTAGCTAACAACGTGACTGAACTTGAGAGAGGAGCTCGCGCTCTGAGAATTCTTGATATCATCTCTTCAAAAACTAGTGAAGCTTCGAGTCGTCAGAACCATCTTGGTGAATTTCTTAAAACGGATTCGAGACGATTCAGAGATCAAACATTTTCCAAGGATCTCGACCTCTCAAGAACCGAACATGGAGTCTCAAGCGTGCTTGCAGAATTTCTCTTTGAGGAGGATTCTTCATGCTCTGCCAATGGCGGTATGCAGCAGAGAGAAGGGTGGAGTTTTGATGCGTATGGTTTGTCCTCCGCCGTGAGCTCTTGTGGGTCGAAGCGAGAGTTTAAAACCGGTTATGGGTTTCATTGCTTAGCGTTAAAGAGTGGGTTGATCTCAGATGTCTACGTAGGAAGCTCTCTGGTCGTTTTGTATAGAGATTCAGGTGAGGTAGACAATGCACATAAAGTGTTCGTGGAAATGCCTGAGAGGAACGTTGTTTCGTGGACGGCTATGATCTCAGGGTATGCGCAGGAATGGCGAGTTGGTATCTGCTTGAAGATTTATTCAGAGATGAGAAACTCGACTTCTGATCCGAATAATTACACGTTCACGGCTCTCTTGAGCGCTTGCACAGGAAGCGGAGCCTTAGGGCAAGGGAGAAGCGTTCATTGCCAAACGCTACAGATGGGTTTCAAGTCTTATCTCCATATCACAAACGCTCTCATCTCTATGTACTGCAAATGCGGAGACTTGAAGGATGCGTTTCGTATCTTTGACGATTTTGAGAATAAAGACGTTGTCTCTTGGAACTCTATGATTGCTGGTTACGCGCAGCACGGACTTGCAACGCAAGCAATCGAGCTTTTTGAAGTAATGATGCTCAAAAGCGGAACAAAGCCCGATGCAATCACGTATCTTGGACTCTTGTCGTCGTGCAGACACGCAGGTCTTGTAAAAGAAGGGAGAAAGTTCTTCAATTCGATGGGGGAGAACGGCATGAAACCACAGCTCAACCACTACTCTTGTCTGGTCGATCTTCTCGGCAGATTTGGTATGTTGCAAGAAGCGTTGGACTTGATCGAGAACATGCCGATGGAACCAAACCCTGTCATATGGGGATCTCTGCTCTTCTCTTGCCGTGTTCACGGCGACGTCTGGATGGGAATCAGAGCTGCAGAAGAACGGCTGCTGCTTGAACCTGAATGTGCAGCTACACATGTCCAGCTGGCGAATCTTTACGCCAGTGTTCAGTACTATAAAGAAGCGGCGATGGTGAGGAAGGTGATGAAAGATAAAGGCCTGAAGACGAATCCAGGTTGTAGTTGGATAGAGATTGATAACGATGTTTTCATGTTTAGAGCTGAAGATGGTAGCAACTGTAGAATGGTAGAGATTGTTCATGTTCTTCATTGTCTCGTAGATCACATGGAGTTGCTCTAA
- the LOC106336565 gene encoding ABC transporter G family member 2-like, producing MSGFLGKLSPAKRVVAGNNNDLPLFYSNSMERCPRDTPRVTATLGELLMNVEDARNDQRGLEMASPLTSSASSFNSWTSAPASSITSSPFVLSFTDLTYSVKIKKKFPPFCGNSSSNDSALNTKILLNGISGEAHEGEMMAVLGASGSGKSTLIDALANRIAKDSLRGSITLNGEVLESRLQKVISAYVMQDDLLFPMLTVEETLMFSAEFRLPRSLSKKKKKARVQSLIDQLGLRSAARTMIGDEGHRGVSGGERRRVSIGIDIIHDPIILFLDEPTSGLDSTSAYMVIKVLQRIAQSGSIVIMSIHQPSYRIMGLLDRLIFLSRGNTVFSGSPTHLPQFFFEFDHPIPENENKTEFALDLIRELENSPEGTKKLVEYHKEWRVKQQAAARYYNNGITLKEAITASISKGKLVSGAATTNSPSSFQTYANPFWIEMIVIGKRSILNSMRQPELIGMRIGAVMVTGIILATMFTKLDNSPKGVQERLGFFAFAMSTTFYTCAEAIPVFLQERYIFMRETAYNAYRRSSYVLSQSIISIPSLIFLAACFAATTFFAVGLAGGASGFLFFFLTILASFWAGSSFVTFLSGVVSNVMLGFTVVVAILAYFLLFSGFFISRDRIPLYWIWFHYLSLVKYPYEGVLQNEFEDTTKCFVRGIQIFDNSPLGQFPNAVKLSLLKSMSGVLGINVTAETCVTTGIDILKQQGVTEISKWNCLWITVAWGFFFRVLFYFTLLIGSKNKRR from the coding sequence ATGTCTGGCTTTCTTGGAAAACTATCTCCAGCCAAAAGGGTAGTAGCTGGCAACAATAATGATCTTCCTCTGTTTTATTCAAACTCCATGGAGAGATGTCCAAGAGACACGCCTAGAGTTACCGCCACACTCGGAGAGCTTCTCATGAACGTGGAGGATGCAAGGAATGATCAACGGGGTTTAGAAATGGCCTCACCTCTCACTTCTTCAGCGTCATCTTTCAACTCATGGACCTCAGCTCCAGCTTCTTCTATAACCTCTTCCCCCTTTGTTCTTTCCTTCACCGACTTGACCTATAGCGTGAAGATCAAGAAAAAGTTTCCTCCCTTTTGTGGAAACTCCTCATCAAATGATTCTGCCTTGAACACCAAGATACTACTGAATGGTATCTCAGGCGAAGCCCACGAAGGGGAGATGATGGCTGTTCTAGGAGCAAGCGGGTCAGGTAAATCAACGCTCATCGATGCTTTAGCCAACCGTATAGCCAAAGACAGCCTCAGAGGCTCCATCACCTTAAACGGAGAGGTTCTTGAATCCCGCCTCCAGAAAGTCATATCTGCTTACGTGATGCAAGACGACCTTCTCTTCCCTATGCTCACCGTTGAGGAAACTCTAATGTTCTCAGCAGAGTTCAGGCTCCCTCGCTCCCTCTCCAAGAAGAAGAAAAAGGCAAGAGTACAATCTTTGATCGACCAGCTAGGTCTAAGAAGCGCGGCAAGAACCATGATCGGTGATGAAGGACATAGAGGTGTGTCCGGAGGAGAAAGGAGACGTGTTTCGATTGGGATCGACATCATCCACGACCCGATTATACTCTTTCTCGACGAGCCAACCTCGGGGTTGGACTCTACAAGTGCCTACATGGTCATCAAAGTGTTACAAAGAATCGCGCAAAGTGGTAGTATAGTCATCATGTCCATACACCAGCCTAGCTACAGAATCATGGGTTTGCTAGATAGACTAATCTTCCTTTCGAGAGGAAACACAGTCTTCAGCGGCTCGCCCACACATCTCCCTCAATTCTTCTTCGAATTCGACCACCCGATCCCTGAGAACGAGAACAAAACAGAGTTTGCTCTCGATCTCATCCGGGAGCTGGAGAATTCCCCAGAAGGAACCAAGAAACTGGTCGAGTACCACAAGGAATGGCGAGTGAAACAACAAGCAGCAGCGCGCTACTACAACAACGGCATCACTCTCAAAGAAGCGATAACCGCGAGCATCTCCAAAGGGAAACTCGTCTCCGGAGCAGCAACAACAAACTCTCCCTCCTCATTCCAAACTTACGCGAATCCCTTCTGGATCGAAATGATCGTTATCGGCAAGCGCTCTATACTCAACTCGATGAGGCAGCCCGAACTCATCGGGATGCGTATAGGAGCTGTAATGGTCACTGGAATCATATTAGCCACGATGTTCACGAAGCTAGACAACTCCCCCAAAGGAGTCCAAGAGCGTCTAGGCTTCTTCGCATTCGCCATGTCCACCACGTTCTACACGTGCGCGGAGGCCATCCCGGTCTTTCTCCAAGAGCGTTACATCTTCATGAGAGAGACCGCTTACAACGCCTACCGCAGATCCTCCTACGTCCTCTCGCAGTCCATAATCTCGATCCCTTCGCTCATCTTCCTCGCCGCGTGCTTCGCAGCCACCACTTTCTTCGCCGTCGGTCTCGCCGGAGGGGCCAGCGGCTTCCTCTTCTTCTTCCTCACCATCTTGGCTTCCTTCTGGGCCGGAAGCTCCTTCGTTACGTTCCTATCCGGCGTCGTGTCGAACGTGATGCTCGGATTCACCGTCGTTGTAGCCATCCTCGCTTACTTCCTCCTCTTCTCTGGATTCTTCATCTCACGTGATCGTATCCCTCTCTACTGGATCTGGTTCCATTACCTCTCGCTGGTGAAGTACCCTTACGAAGGCGTTTTGCAGAACGAGTTCGAAGATACGACCAAGTGTTTTGTCCGAGGGATTCAGATATTCGATAACTCGCCGCTGGGGCAGTTTCCGAACGCTGTGAAGCTGAGTTTGTTGAAGAGTATGAGCGGTGTTTTGGGGATTAATGTGACGGCGGAGACGTGCGTGACGACGGGGATTGATATTCTGAAGCAGCAGGGGGTTACGGAGATTAGTAAGTGGAATTGCTTGTGGATCACGGTTGCTTGGGGGTTCTTCTTTAGGGTTTTGTTTTACTTCACGTTGTTGATTGGAAGTAAGAACAAACGGAGGTGA
- the LOC106336566 gene encoding protein ALUMINUM SENSITIVE 3, whose amino-acid sequence MDLDWVSAFFKNNEWLIVYLKGMVKPAAALAVVLLAVALSYSQKLSLEGDMIYSVLRSFLQLSVIGFVLQFIFNQENAGWIILAYLFMVSVAGYTAGKRAKHVPRGKYVAGVSILAGTSITMFLLIVLNVFPFTPRYIIPVAGMMVGNAMTVTGVTMKQLRDDIKMQLNLVETALALGATPRQATLQQVKRALVISLSPVLDSCKTVGLISLPGAMTGMIMGGASPLEAIQLQIVVMNMMVGAATVSSIMCTYLCWPSFFTKAYQLKTHVFSS is encoded by the exons ATGGATCTTGATTGGGTATCAGCTTTTTTCAAGAACAACGAATGGCTGATAGTGTATCTCAAAGGCATGGTGAAGCCCGCGGCGGCTCTCGCGGTTGTGCTTCTAGCCGTGGCTCTCTCCTACTCCCAGAAACTCTCTTTGGAAGGAGACATGATATACTCTGTTTTACGATCGTTTCTTCAGCTCTCTGTCATCGGGTTCGTTCTTCAGTTCATCTTTAACCAAGAAAACGCCGGCTGGATCATCCTCGCTTACCTCTTCATG GTCTCTGTCGCCGGTTACACCGCCGGAAAACGTGCAAAGCACGTGCCACGTGGAAAGTACGTGGCCGGAGTATCTATCCTCGCCGGAACATCAATCACAATGTTCCTCCTCATCGTCCTCAACGTATTTCCTTTCACTCCTAGGTATATAATCCCTGTGGCCGGGATGATGGTGGGAAACGCCATGACGGTCACCGGAGTTACCATGAAGCAGCTGCGAGATGACATCAAGATGCAACTAAACCTG GTGGAGACAGCATTGGCACTAGGAGCAACACCAAGACAAGCGACGTTACAACAGGTGAAGAGAGCTTTGGTGATATCTCTATCTCCGGTTTTGGATAGCTGCAAAACCGTTGGATTGATCTCTTTACCGGGAGCCATGACCGGTATGATAATGGGCGGTGCGTCGCCTCTTGAAGCTATCCAGCTACAGATAGTTGTGATGAACATGATGGTTGGAGCAGCAACCGTTAGTAGCATCATGTGTACGTATCTTTGTTGGCCATCTTTCTTCACTAAAGCTTACCAGTTAAAAACTCATGTCTTCTCAAGCTGA